From Novosphingobium resinovorum, the proteins below share one genomic window:
- a CDS encoding RNA degradosome polyphosphate kinase has product MDMLTANEPAQDVEETEDLATLPSRYFNRELSWLAFNERVLAEACNPNYPLLERLRFLSISGNNIDEFLMVRVAGFHAQVRRQIEEISMDGLTPSQAIAVTHEKVMELERIQQETWSTLKTQLGEAGITVVGEDDKLDREREKWLREYFIEQVMPVITPQAIDPAHPFPFVANQGIGVLFSLTREADEASVMEMVLIPSPLPRFVRIPGAEASWISIEDLICRNTEELFPGFRFNGHGVFRILRDSDLEVEEDAEDLVRYFRTAIQRRRRGLVIVLQLQGKFDPAAEEILRTQLGLDKALIMKTDGIIGFSGLSAICDEDRPELKFEPYTPRYPERILEHDGDIFAAIREKDIVVQHPYESFEVVIDFLRQAALDPDVVAIKQTLYRAGKQSAIISALIQAAEQGKSVTAVVELKARFDEEQNLLWASQLERAGVQVIYGFVDWKTHAKVSAVVRRENGSYRTYCHFGTGNYHPITARVYTDLSYFTAEPAAGRDVVRLFNFITGYVEPKSLEMLSISPISLRSTLNDCIDAEIANAEAGKPAAIWAKLNSLTDPDLIDRLYAASRAGVDIDLVVRGICCLRPGVPGLSENIAVKSIIGRFLEHARIWAFANGAYLPNRRAKLFITSADGMSRNLDRRVEVLLPIRNKTVHDQVLDQVMLANLLDSEQSWDLAPDGSYDRVGEVENPFNLHRYFMTNPSLSGRGAALDSGRKVPKLSLRRGNI; this is encoded by the coding sequence ATGGACATGCTGACCGCCAACGAACCCGCGCAGGACGTGGAGGAAACCGAAGACCTCGCCACCCTGCCTTCGCGCTACTTCAACCGCGAACTGAGCTGGCTCGCCTTCAACGAGCGCGTGCTGGCCGAGGCCTGCAACCCGAACTATCCGCTGCTGGAGCGGCTGCGCTTCCTGTCGATCTCGGGCAACAACATCGACGAGTTCCTGATGGTGCGCGTCGCCGGCTTCCACGCGCAGGTGCGCCGCCAGATCGAGGAAATCTCGATGGACGGCCTCACCCCGTCGCAGGCGATCGCGGTCACGCACGAAAAAGTGATGGAGCTGGAGCGAATCCAGCAGGAAACCTGGTCCACCCTCAAGACCCAGCTCGGCGAAGCAGGCATCACCGTCGTCGGCGAGGATGACAAGCTCGACCGCGAGCGCGAGAAGTGGCTGCGCGAATACTTCATCGAACAGGTCATGCCGGTGATCACCCCGCAGGCGATCGACCCGGCGCACCCCTTCCCCTTCGTCGCCAACCAGGGCATCGGCGTACTGTTCTCGCTGACGCGCGAGGCGGACGAGGCGTCGGTGATGGAGATGGTGCTGATCCCCTCGCCGCTGCCGCGCTTCGTGCGCATTCCGGGCGCCGAGGCATCCTGGATCTCGATCGAGGACCTGATCTGCCGCAACACCGAGGAGCTGTTCCCCGGCTTCCGCTTCAACGGCCACGGCGTGTTCCGCATCCTGCGCGACAGCGACCTCGAGGTCGAGGAAGACGCCGAGGACCTCGTGCGCTACTTCCGCACCGCGATCCAGCGCCGCCGCCGCGGCCTCGTCATCGTGCTGCAACTGCAGGGCAAGTTCGACCCGGCCGCCGAGGAAATCCTGCGCACGCAGCTGGGCCTCGACAAGGCCCTCATCATGAAGACCGACGGCATCATCGGCTTCTCGGGCCTGTCGGCGATCTGCGACGAGGACCGGCCCGAGCTGAAGTTCGAGCCCTACACCCCGCGCTACCCCGAGCGCATCCTGGAACATGACGGCGACATCTTCGCGGCGATCCGCGAGAAGGACATCGTCGTCCAGCATCCTTACGAGAGCTTCGAGGTCGTCATCGACTTCCTGCGCCAGGCCGCGCTCGACCCGGACGTGGTGGCGATCAAGCAGACGCTCTACCGCGCGGGCAAGCAGTCGGCGATCATCTCGGCGCTGATCCAGGCGGCCGAGCAGGGCAAGTCGGTGACCGCCGTGGTCGAACTGAAAGCCCGCTTCGACGAGGAACAGAACCTCCTCTGGGCCAGCCAGCTCGAACGCGCGGGCGTCCAGGTGATCTACGGCTTCGTCGACTGGAAGACCCACGCCAAGGTTTCGGCGGTGGTGCGGCGCGAGAACGGTTCGTACCGGACCTACTGCCACTTCGGCACCGGCAACTACCACCCGATCACCGCGCGCGTGTATACCGACCTGTCGTACTTCACCGCCGAACCGGCGGCGGGACGCGACGTGGTGCGCCTGTTCAACTTCATCACCGGCTACGTCGAGCCCAAGAGCCTCGAAATGCTCTCGATCTCCCCGATCTCACTGCGCTCGACCCTCAACGACTGCATCGACGCCGAGATCGCCAATGCCGAAGCCGGCAAGCCCGCGGCGATCTGGGCCAAGCTGAACTCGCTGACCGACCCCGACCTGATCGACCGCCTCTATGCCGCCAGCCGGGCGGGCGTGGACATCGACCTCGTCGTGCGCGGCATCTGCTGCCTGCGTCCGGGCGTGCCGGGCCTGTCGGAGAACATCGCGGTCAAGTCGATCATCGGCCGCTTCCTCGAACACGCGCGCATCTGGGCTTTCGCCAACGGCGCCTACCTGCCAAACCGCCGCGCCAAGCTGTTCATCACCTCGGCCGACGGCATGAGCCGCAACCTCGACCGCCGCGTCGAAGTGCTGCTGCCGATCCGCAATAAGACGGTGCACGACCAGGTGCTCGACCAGGTCATGCTGGCGAACCTGCTGGACTCCGAACAGTCTTGGGATCTGGCGCCGGACGGTTCCTACGACCGCGTCGGCGAAGTGGAGAACCCCTTCAATCTCCACCGCTATTTCATGACCAACCCGTCGCTTTCCGGACGCGGCGCAGCACTCGACAGTGGACGAAAGGTGCCGAAGCTGTCGCTGAGGCGTGGCAACATCTGA
- a CDS encoding exopolyphosphatase translates to MIGISQSSARRAIIDIGSNTVRLVVYNGPPRSPVVVLNEKVNARLGKDLGRTGAIGEKSMRTALAALARFATLLRLQGVDDVECVATAAARDASNGPAFLEAVRGFGLSPRLLSGEEEARASATGVIAAFPGARGIAADLGGGSLELVEIDAAVPGGIAPGGITLPFGTLRLPDLRALGQQKFAAAVRDGLSARGWGVNGHHGGRGIPLYIVGGSWRALALQAMRVLDWPVDDPHGFELAPSEAMHLARQFAKGKLENPDPRISASRLATLPDAAALMAQMVGQLHPSRLIFSSWGLREGLLHMQLPESIRQESPMLASVADFAQTARVSADDAVRIAEWTAPACTQARTDADLRKAASLLALAAMRTEPNMRTEEALTWALRKRWIGLDMRGRGMMAMTVFANSGETEVPPQFTKLASDEDLRRAIGWGLAVRLCRRLTGGVAGGLAATSLAVEQGTLVLTVQDAVRPLYGAGNGKDLKALADWLRLGCRVQDAQGSAIEA, encoded by the coding sequence ATGATCGGCATCAGCCAGTCCAGCGCCCGGCGCGCCATCATCGACATCGGATCGAACACGGTACGCCTCGTCGTCTACAACGGGCCGCCGCGTTCGCCGGTCGTCGTGCTCAACGAGAAGGTCAACGCCCGGCTCGGCAAGGACCTCGGCCGCACCGGCGCGATCGGCGAGAAGTCGATGCGCACGGCCCTCGCCGCGCTGGCGCGATTCGCCACGCTGCTGCGGCTGCAGGGGGTGGACGACGTCGAATGCGTCGCCACCGCCGCCGCGCGCGATGCCTCCAACGGACCTGCATTCCTTGAGGCCGTGCGCGGCTTCGGTCTCTCTCCCCGCCTGCTTTCTGGCGAGGAGGAAGCCCGCGCCAGCGCCACCGGCGTCATCGCCGCCTTCCCGGGCGCGCGCGGCATCGCGGCCGACCTCGGCGGTGGCAGCCTCGAACTGGTGGAGATCGACGCGGCGGTTCCCGGCGGCATCGCTCCGGGCGGGATCACCCTTCCCTTCGGCACCTTGCGCCTGCCGGACCTGCGCGCGCTGGGCCAGCAGAAGTTCGCCGCTGCCGTGCGCGACGGCCTTTCCGCGCGGGGCTGGGGCGTCAATGGTCACCACGGCGGCCGCGGGATACCGCTCTACATCGTCGGCGGTTCGTGGCGCGCGCTGGCGCTGCAGGCGATGCGCGTGCTCGACTGGCCGGTGGACGATCCGCATGGCTTCGAACTCGCCCCGTCCGAGGCGATGCATCTCGCCCGGCAGTTCGCCAAGGGCAAGCTCGAGAACCCCGATCCGCGCATCTCTGCCTCGCGCCTTGCCACACTGCCCGACGCCGCCGCGCTGATGGCGCAGATGGTCGGGCAACTGCATCCCTCACGCCTGATCTTCTCGTCCTGGGGCCTGCGCGAAGGGCTGCTGCACATGCAGCTTCCCGAGAGCATCCGTCAGGAAAGCCCGATGCTGGCCAGCGTCGCCGATTTCGCGCAGACCGCCCGCGTCAGCGCCGACGACGCCGTGCGCATCGCCGAATGGACCGCCCCCGCCTGCACGCAGGCCCGGACCGACGCCGACTTGCGCAAGGCCGCCAGCCTGCTCGCCCTCGCCGCGATGCGCACCGAACCGAACATGCGCACCGAGGAAGCGCTTACCTGGGCCCTGCGCAAGCGCTGGATCGGCCTCGACATGCGCGGGCGCGGCATGATGGCGATGACCGTCTTTGCGAACTCCGGCGAGACCGAGGTGCCGCCGCAGTTCACCAAGCTGGCCAGCGACGAGGACTTGCGCCGCGCGATTGGCTGGGGCCTCGCGGTGCGCCTGTGCCGACGCCTGACCGGCGGCGTTGCGGGCGGTCTTGCCGCGACCTCGCTGGCCGTGGAGCAGGGCACGCTGGTGCTGACCGTGCAGGACGCCGTGCGGCCGCTCTACGGCGCGGGCAACGGCAAGGACCTGAAAGCGCTGGCCGACTGGCTAAGACTGGGATGCCGGGTGCAGGACGCACAAGGGTCCGCGATCGAGGCGTGA
- the virB11 gene encoding P-type DNA transfer ATPase VirB11, with amino-acid sequence MAEVLTLQPAAAHASVTVAPMADTPIHAEPRSVYLDAYLAPLRPWLDKETVTEILVNRPGEIWVEDAALSGMQCIALPQMDNRLLQRLAEQVARISHQGINREHPLLSATLPAYGGHSGARIQLVGPPATRANWALAIRRHRLLELPLDAYDRGPIPPHIEEPAPDAMLEPIAFLRDAIRRRRTILISGGTSTGKTTFLNAMLSEIPEHERVVLVEDTAELRLPGANGVGLIAVKGELGEAKVSANDLLQAALRLRPDRIVLGELRGTETVSFLRAINTGHPGSFSTVHANTPRGALEQIALMSMQTGIGLTRAETLEYASSVIDIVVQLDRSGGKRGISAIAESKTLV; translated from the coding sequence ATGGCCGAAGTCCTCACCTTGCAGCCTGCTGCTGCGCATGCGTCCGTGACTGTGGCGCCCATGGCTGACACGCCCATCCATGCGGAGCCGCGCAGCGTCTATCTCGACGCCTACCTCGCGCCGCTGCGCCCGTGGCTCGACAAGGAGACGGTGACCGAAATCCTCGTCAACCGCCCCGGCGAGATCTGGGTGGAAGACGCGGCGCTGTCCGGCATGCAGTGCATCGCGCTGCCGCAGATGGACAATCGCCTGCTGCAGCGTCTCGCCGAGCAGGTCGCGCGGATCAGCCACCAGGGCATCAACCGCGAGCATCCGCTGCTCTCGGCGACGCTTCCGGCTTATGGCGGGCACTCAGGCGCGCGTATCCAGCTGGTCGGGCCGCCCGCCACGCGCGCGAACTGGGCGCTGGCGATCCGTCGGCATCGATTGCTGGAACTGCCGCTCGATGCCTACGATCGCGGCCCGATCCCGCCGCATATCGAGGAACCCGCGCCCGACGCCATGCTGGAGCCGATCGCCTTCCTGCGCGACGCGATCCGGCGGCGTCGGACGATCCTGATCTCGGGCGGCACTTCGACCGGCAAGACCACGTTCCTCAATGCGATGCTGTCCGAAATCCCGGAGCATGAGCGCGTGGTGCTGGTCGAGGATACCGCCGAACTGCGCCTGCCGGGCGCGAACGGCGTCGGCCTCATCGCCGTGAAGGGCGAACTGGGCGAGGCCAAGGTCTCGGCCAACGACCTCCTGCAAGCGGCGCTGCGCCTGCGTCCCGACCGCATCGTGCTGGGCGAACTGCGCGGCACCGAGACGGTCAGCTTCCTGCGCGCCATCAACACGGGCCACCCGGGTTCGTTCTCGACCGTCCACGCGAACACTCCGCGCGGTGCGCTGGAGCAGATCGCGCTGATGTCGATGCAGACCGGTATCGGCCTGACCCGCGCGGAGACGCTGGAATATGCGTCCTCGGTGATCGACATCGTGGTGCAGCTCGACCGCAGCGGCGGCAAGCGCGGCATCTCGGCGATCGCGGAGAGCAAGACGCTGGTGTGA
- a CDS encoding TrbI/VirB10 family protein, with amino-acid sequence MAPNSSSNSAFPERFSGDAATDPREGEGAQVIDLATRNVLPQVTQRKKADGLGLAAGVLIVAALGGLTLWSMDSARNGTADLKPAAPAPQPAAPVAVPAAVAPAVPAPMPAPLPAPAPAPVLAAAPGTEIAPQANRFASPTVVFDAGTGAAVPVAGVAGEVAKAGGGTANDDFAARIGGPGSTASAARSFDPATTVTQGTLIPAVLETAIDTDVPGYVRAIVSTDVRSFDGKRVLVPRSSRLIGQYKSGLTAGQKRAYVIWSRLIRPDGVSVNLGSPAIAFGGETGLPGKVNTHFFERFGSAMLLSVVGGLTTLASSGSNVVIGGGTSAASAAVQSGSSIGPTIRVRQGEPIRVFTAKDLDFSAVQ; translated from the coding sequence ATGGCGCCGAATTCCTCGTCCAACTCGGCCTTTCCTGAGCGCTTTTCCGGCGATGCGGCTACCGACCCGCGTGAGGGCGAAGGTGCGCAGGTCATCGATCTGGCGACGCGCAACGTCCTGCCGCAAGTCACCCAGCGCAAGAAGGCCGACGGCCTCGGCCTTGCCGCCGGTGTGCTGATCGTGGCGGCGCTCGGCGGCCTGACGCTGTGGTCGATGGATTCGGCCCGCAACGGCACTGCCGACCTCAAGCCCGCCGCACCCGCGCCGCAGCCCGCAGCGCCCGTCGCCGTCCCCGCGGCCGTGGCGCCTGCCGTTCCGGCCCCGATGCCCGCGCCGCTCCCGGCCCCTGCGCCCGCACCGGTGCTGGCCGCCGCGCCGGGGACCGAGATCGCACCTCAGGCCAACCGCTTCGCCAGCCCGACCGTCGTGTTCGACGCGGGCACCGGCGCCGCCGTGCCCGTCGCGGGTGTTGCCGGAGAAGTCGCCAAGGCAGGCGGCGGGACCGCCAACGACGACTTCGCTGCGCGCATCGGCGGCCCCGGCTCGACCGCTTCGGCCGCACGCTCGTTCGATCCGGCCACCACGGTCACGCAGGGCACGCTGATCCCCGCCGTGCTGGAAACCGCGATCGACACCGACGTCCCCGGCTATGTGCGCGCCATCGTCTCGACCGACGTGCGCAGCTTCGACGGCAAGCGCGTGCTCGTCCCGCGCTCCTCGCGCCTGATCGGCCAGTACAAAAGCGGGCTGACGGCGGGCCAGAAGCGCGCCTACGTGATCTGGAGCCGCCTGATCCGTCCGGACGGCGTCTCGGTGAACCTCGGCTCGCCCGCGATCGCGTTCGGCGGCGAGACCGGCCTGCCGGGCAAGGTCAACACGCACTTCTTCGAACGCTTCGGCTCGGCCATGCTGCTCTCGGTAGTCGGCGGGCTGACGACGCTGGCGTCGAGCGGTTCCAACGTCGTCATCGGCGGCGGCACTTCGGCGGCCTCGGCGGCGGTGCAGAGCGGGTCGAGCATCGGCCCGACCATCCGCGTGCGCCAGGGCGAGCCGATCCGCGTGTTCACCGCCAAGGACCTGGACTTCAGCGCGGTTCAGTGA
- a CDS encoding TrbG/VirB9 family P-type conjugative transfer protein, with translation MTRATLRKTVLAGSLMALALAAPARADDRLLAHAYSESEVVRIDGKAGVQATIAFGEGEAIENVAVGDSQAWQITPNKRADLLFVKPLEATARTNMTVVTNRHTYFFDLVASTKAKPLYMLRFTYKDEPKPQAAPAAAGLDASEAGLALGDPSAVPADPAALNFAWKRVGSEKLLPSRIYDDGQSTYLLWPEQTSVPAILVTNEKGDEGPVNYAVRGATIVIDEVPNTLILRSGKTKAELVNTLPLASRPAKPLSQPAPVAPAAVPTVAANSPAPQAAPTVAPTAPATAPTSQGN, from the coding sequence ATGACCCGCGCAACGCTGCGCAAGACCGTCCTTGCGGGCAGCCTGATGGCGCTCGCGCTGGCGGCTCCCGCCCGGGCGGACGACCGCCTGCTCGCCCACGCCTACAGCGAGAGCGAAGTCGTGCGCATCGACGGCAAGGCCGGCGTGCAGGCGACCATCGCCTTCGGCGAGGGCGAGGCGATCGAGAACGTCGCGGTCGGCGATTCGCAGGCTTGGCAGATCACGCCGAACAAGCGCGCCGACCTGCTCTTCGTGAAGCCGCTCGAAGCCACCGCGCGCACCAACATGACGGTGGTGACCAACCGCCACACCTATTTCTTCGACCTCGTCGCCTCGACCAAGGCGAAGCCGCTCTACATGCTGCGCTTCACTTACAAGGATGAGCCCAAGCCGCAGGCCGCGCCTGCCGCCGCAGGGCTGGATGCATCCGAGGCCGGGCTGGCGCTGGGCGATCCTTCCGCCGTGCCCGCCGATCCGGCTGCGCTGAACTTCGCGTGGAAGCGCGTCGGGTCGGAAAAGCTGCTGCCCTCGCGCATCTATGACGACGGCCAGTCGACCTACCTGCTGTGGCCCGAACAGACTTCGGTTCCCGCGATCCTCGTAACCAACGAGAAGGGTGACGAAGGCCCGGTGAACTATGCGGTGCGGGGCGCGACGATCGTGATCGACGAAGTGCCGAACACGCTGATCCTGCGTTCGGGCAAGACCAAGGCGGAACTGGTGAACACGCTGCCGCTCGCCTCGCGTCCGGCCAAGCCCCTGAGCCAGCCTGCGCCGGTTGCACCAGCAGCGGTGCCGACTGTCGCGGCGAATTCACCTGCACCGCAAGCTGCGCCGACTGTCGCTCCCACTGCACCCGCCACTGCACCCACGTCACAGGGAAACTGA